Proteins encoded by one window of Mesorhizobium sp. INR15:
- a CDS encoding SH3 domain-containing protein, whose product MTGQGQVTGDFAYQDDLSAFDALARSSAAVAVTFQSPGGNIQKAIDLGRLIRRLGLGTIQFRAVECASACSLAFLGGVLRFAEPGSIGVHKSSFSGDLALNTEDAVSGIQQMTADTITYMIEMGVDPALLQLSLQYDSDDIRYLSKSEMERYRVVTPAPGAAGQQAADQTPSPPASPQAPSPPQVASSSPSPDNPSLAIPAAHSGRIGHRKGSAPIKAQPDGKSASIAVLRNGSAVAILGNSGRWYRVQSGNQVGYMHDTWVHVDQYDSGPFGQFHVQVKSFDNLAEAESYVRSAPVPLSAYLVTNGWFAITLRDTFAEPMAKSLADEMKARGAIPTDAYSTNGNTYVRKVCCNQVP is encoded by the coding sequence ATGACAGGTCAGGGGCAGGTCACGGGCGATTTCGCATATCAGGACGATTTGTCGGCCTTCGATGCACTGGCGCGATCCAGTGCCGCAGTCGCCGTCACGTTCCAATCGCCGGGCGGCAATATTCAAAAAGCGATCGATCTTGGACGGCTTATTCGCAGACTAGGCCTCGGCACGATCCAGTTTCGGGCTGTTGAATGTGCTTCGGCCTGCTCACTGGCGTTCCTCGGGGGCGTCCTGCGATTTGCGGAGCCAGGGTCCATTGGCGTTCATAAGTCATCATTTAGCGGGGATTTGGCGCTAAACACCGAGGACGCCGTATCTGGCATCCAACAGATGACCGCCGACACCATAACCTATATGATCGAAATGGGCGTAGACCCAGCACTGCTCCAGCTTTCCCTCCAATATGACAGCGACGACATACGGTATCTCTCCAAGAGCGAGATGGAGCGATACAGGGTCGTCACGCCGGCGCCTGGAGCGGCTGGCCAACAGGCTGCCGATCAAACACCATCTCCGCCCGCATCGCCTCAAGCGCCGTCCCCGCCACAAGTCGCATCTTCGTCGCCGTCACCCGACAATCCATCACTTGCCATTCCTGCAGCTCACTCCGGCCGCATCGGTCATCGGAAGGGGTCCGCTCCCATTAAGGCACAGCCGGATGGAAAGTCGGCAAGTATAGCAGTGCTGAGAAACGGGAGCGCCGTCGCCATTCTCGGAAACAGCGGTCGCTGGTATCGAGTCCAGTCGGGAAATCAGGTCGGTTATATGCACGATACCTGGGTCCACGTTGACCAGTACGACAGCGGGCCTTTTGGCCAGTTCCATGTCCAGGTCAAAAGTTTCGACAATCTCGCCGAAGCCGAATCTTACGTTCGCTCGGCACCTGTACCACTCTCGGCATACCTCGTTACCAACGGCTGGTTCGCAATCACCCTTAGAGACACTTTTGCAGAGCCAATGGCAAAAAGCCTCGCCGACGAAATGAAAGCTAGAGGTGCCATCCCGACTGACGCGTACTCGACCAACGGCAACACCTATGTTCGCAAGGTCTGCTGTAACCAGGTGCCCTGA